The following are encoded together in the Arcticibacterium luteifluviistationis genome:
- a CDS encoding LytTR family DNA-binding domain-containing protein: MKILNQPKFLNQTEPSMISHLQASSNYTVLTMKNGKKLISAYHLKTFEILFSDEDFIRINRANLVNSSFIKRTVLSDHGIYIQLKNKEEILIPRRRKAMLQEKYPNLFTTSQTTL; this comes from the coding sequence ATGAAAATATTAAACCAACCTAAGTTCTTAAATCAGACAGAGCCAAGCATGATATCGCACCTGCAGGCTAGCTCTAATTATACAGTCTTAACCATGAAAAACGGAAAGAAGCTAATATCGGCTTATCACTTAAAGACTTTTGAAATCCTATTTTCAGATGAAGATTTCATAAGAATAAACCGAGCCAATTTAGTCAATAGCTCTTTCATAAAACGGACTGTTTTAAGCGACCACGGTATTTATATACAGCTTAAAAACAAGGAAGAAATTCTGATTCCGCGAAGACGAAAAGCCATGCTACAAGAAAAATACCCTAACCTTTTTACTACAAGTCAAACCACTTTATAG